A single window of Micrococcaceae bacterium Sec5.1 DNA harbors:
- a CDS encoding nucleoside hydrolase, giving the protein MGAQHRIILDTDIGSDVDDALALALIFGSPEAELLGVTTVYGDTLLRARLAKRFGKLSGRDMAVYQGIASPKSGREVWWPGHEGSLHDGLPQETIESEDAVAYLVREVANNPGQIDLIAIGPLTNIAAALETDPTFERNVRHLWIMGGAFGTGQTEHNFRSDDQAARTVFASALNITVTGLEVTRQVEMRRDQLELIAAAGPLGEALDADIRQWWAFWNEEWNVPHDPITVLTLLRPELFEVSGPGTVSITCDGDSAGVSTFTPDSEGRVRRVTSIDAQAVANEISTRIVKAGKLLHNVETP; this is encoded by the coding sequence ATGGGTGCTCAGCACCGCATCATTCTTGACACCGACATTGGATCCGACGTCGACGACGCACTGGCTTTGGCCCTGATCTTTGGCTCACCCGAGGCTGAACTCCTTGGCGTGACCACCGTCTACGGGGACACTCTGCTGCGGGCGCGCCTCGCAAAGCGGTTCGGCAAACTGTCGGGCCGTGACATGGCCGTGTATCAGGGAATTGCCAGCCCGAAGTCAGGCCGTGAAGTGTGGTGGCCCGGCCACGAGGGTTCCTTGCATGACGGACTCCCGCAGGAAACCATCGAGTCCGAGGACGCCGTGGCGTATTTGGTGCGGGAAGTCGCCAACAATCCGGGACAGATCGACCTCATAGCGATTGGACCCCTGACGAACATCGCAGCGGCCCTTGAAACTGATCCAACGTTCGAGCGCAATGTTCGGCATTTGTGGATCATGGGCGGAGCGTTCGGCACGGGCCAAACCGAGCACAATTTCCGCAGTGATGACCAAGCAGCGCGGACCGTTTTCGCTTCCGCCCTCAACATCACCGTCACCGGCCTTGAAGTAACGCGCCAAGTGGAGATGCGCCGGGACCAGCTCGAACTGATCGCTGCGGCCGGCCCGCTAGGGGAAGCGCTCGACGCCGATATCCGGCAGTGGTGGGCATTCTGGAACGAGGAATGGAATGTTCCCCACGACCCCATCACGGTCCTGACGCTGCTTCGACCGGAACTTTTCGAAGTGTCCGGACCCGGTACGGTCTCGATCACGTGCGACGGCGACTCGGCTGGCGTGAGCACGTTCACCCCGGATTCCGAGGGCCGGGTTCGGCGCGTTACCAGCATCGACGCCCAAGCAGTCGCGAACGAAATCAGCACCAGGATCGTCAAAGCAGGCAAGCTGCTGCATAACGTCGAAACTCCCTGA
- a CDS encoding carbohydrate ABC transporter permease, producing MSTVAAAKASGRRSVGYIALSVLGACVGLLFLIPLWWTFVNSLRPGGDTFRYLNPLQWETFFTLTPSLDNYAELLRSNLGLAMLNSIFVSAATVVIGLVICSMAAFALAAIPFRGSGAVFVVVVVSFLIPFDAIAIPLADLFRDWNLQNTYAGLILPGLGNGMAIFLLRTFFLAIPKDLVEAGRLDGLGWWGTFRRIYLPLSVPSLIGAGLTLFLFQWQSYVWPLLNGTDEQHILGPIALSNLQGQFNVDYGVMFAGSIVLTVIPLAIIIGFQRYFIQSVTTTGLK from the coding sequence ATGAGTACGGTCGCCGCGGCCAAAGCATCAGGACGCCGGAGCGTTGGCTACATCGCGCTGAGCGTCCTGGGCGCCTGTGTTGGACTGTTGTTCCTGATCCCGCTCTGGTGGACGTTCGTTAATTCGCTTAGGCCCGGTGGCGATACCTTCCGGTACCTGAACCCGTTGCAATGGGAAACGTTCTTCACCCTGACTCCGAGCTTGGACAACTATGCCGAGCTGCTGCGAAGCAACCTGGGCTTGGCCATGCTGAACTCAATATTCGTCAGCGCGGCCACCGTCGTGATCGGGCTCGTGATTTGCTCCATGGCAGCTTTCGCACTGGCTGCCATCCCGTTTCGTGGAAGCGGCGCCGTCTTCGTGGTGGTGGTGGTGAGCTTCCTGATCCCGTTCGACGCGATCGCCATCCCCTTGGCGGACCTCTTCCGTGACTGGAACCTGCAGAATACATATGCCGGGCTGATCCTTCCCGGTTTGGGAAACGGCATGGCGATATTCCTTCTACGCACGTTCTTCCTGGCCATCCCCAAGGACCTGGTGGAGGCAGGCCGCTTGGACGGTTTGGGCTGGTGGGGCACCTTCCGGCGGATCTATCTGCCGCTGTCCGTTCCGTCCCTCATTGGCGCTGGACTGACGCTCTTCCTGTTCCAATGGCAGTCCTACGTTTGGCCGTTGCTCAATGGCACCGACGAGCAGCACATTCTCGGTCCCATCGCCCTGTCCAATCTCCAAGGCCAATTCAACGTGGACTACGGCGTGATGTTCGCTGGATCGATAGTCCTTACGGTGATTCCGCTCGCCATCATCATTGGGTTCCAGCGCTACTTCATCCAGTCCGTGACCACCACCGGTCTCAAGTAA
- a CDS encoding sugar ABC transporter permease: MAVPPVRRRRRASLVAVAAVFLAPALISLIVLRLAPAAVALWESLFRESFLRGGTVFVGFENYADLFGNADFNNALLVTLVFSAIVNPLQIAVSFLLAVLYTRKAAGAKVWRSLVVLPIAVPPAVSAVVWSVIYRPDGLGNSFLDLLGLPAQPFLTSPQQSLASIMVLLSWIGVGYWMLFLIAGINDVPNELYEAASIDGASAWRKLWSVTFPLVRRPLAFVLVADTVSNFLIFAPVQILTKGGPSGSSNLLMYDIYTRAYTLGDLSKAQAEVIILVILTLAVVALQFRLLRSSDAA; this comes from the coding sequence GTGGCCGTGCCTCCGGTTCGTCGCAGGAGGCGTGCATCGTTGGTGGCAGTGGCGGCGGTGTTCCTGGCTCCCGCTTTGATCAGCCTGATAGTGCTTCGTCTTGCACCCGCGGCTGTGGCCCTGTGGGAGAGCCTGTTCCGTGAAAGCTTCCTGCGTGGTGGAACAGTGTTTGTGGGCTTTGAGAACTACGCCGATCTCTTTGGCAATGCAGACTTCAACAACGCCCTGCTGGTGACGCTGGTCTTTTCGGCAATCGTGAACCCTCTCCAGATTGCTGTGTCGTTCCTGCTTGCTGTTCTCTATACCCGGAAGGCTGCCGGCGCGAAGGTTTGGCGCTCCCTGGTGGTCCTTCCCATAGCAGTCCCGCCTGCAGTTTCGGCGGTCGTGTGGAGTGTCATCTATCGGCCAGACGGCCTGGGTAATTCATTCCTTGACCTTCTGGGACTTCCGGCGCAGCCGTTCCTCACCTCCCCGCAGCAGTCGCTCGCGTCCATCATGGTGCTCCTGAGCTGGATCGGCGTCGGTTATTGGATGCTGTTCCTGATCGCCGGTATCAACGATGTTCCCAACGAGCTCTACGAGGCCGCATCCATCGATGGAGCCTCGGCCTGGCGGAAGCTCTGGTCCGTCACGTTCCCCTTGGTCCGTCGACCTCTTGCCTTCGTCCTGGTTGCCGACACCGTTTCCAACTTCCTGATCTTCGCGCCCGTCCAAATACTCACCAAAGGTGGTCCGTCAGGGTCCAGCAACCTGCTCATGTATGACATCTACACCCGGGCTTACACCCTCGGGGACCTAAGTAAAGCCCAAGCGGAAGTGATCATTCTCGTGATACTGACCCTCGCCGTCGTCGCCTTGCAATTCCGGCTGCTTCGGAGCTCTGATGCGGCATGA
- a CDS encoding sugar ABC transporter substrate-binding protein, with translation MKHNLLAATSLLAAGAIFLSGCSTSSQNSPSALGSEGSGTGTVNLLGPEDPATFAPVIAAFHAKNPDISIKYSQVPFDQLNPTLQQRLGAKDDTIDVYTVDQPRLSQLAAQGFLEDLSSLKEPAKAAAPDAQFSVNLYDDKLWALPIWNSTQMLFFNKKALDSAGVKHPSVDPSQRMTWEQIATDAKKVQAAGTQYGLLLEQVEAYYQLQPLAESAGGGSGITGDKMLTTDIDNAGWKKAMQWYSDTFASGLSPRGVGGFQTSPVFTSGNVAYFVGGPWDVGGFAKTNIDWGVAPMPYFDGGSQVTPTGSWSWGINPASKNKAAAKKFLEFASLDPAGNLATTEATTIIPANSAATAQYLPKLEALGGDHSKGLAKLIEHENTQTAKPRPVSVGYIQFEEIMGKAFADIRNGTPVNERLKQASQQITDAWKRL, from the coding sequence GTGAAGCACAATCTCCTTGCAGCCACGTCGCTGCTTGCGGCCGGAGCAATCTTCCTGTCCGGCTGCTCCACGAGCTCCCAGAACTCGCCTTCTGCACTAGGAAGTGAAGGCTCCGGAACTGGCACAGTAAATCTTCTTGGTCCTGAAGATCCGGCCACTTTCGCCCCGGTCATTGCCGCTTTCCACGCTAAGAATCCGGACATTTCCATCAAGTATTCGCAGGTGCCGTTCGATCAACTCAACCCAACGCTCCAGCAGCGGCTTGGAGCCAAGGACGACACAATAGATGTCTATACAGTCGATCAGCCGAGGCTGTCTCAGTTGGCTGCTCAAGGTTTCCTTGAGGACCTGAGCAGTCTGAAGGAGCCAGCCAAAGCCGCCGCTCCGGACGCACAGTTCAGTGTGAACCTTTACGATGACAAGCTTTGGGCGCTGCCCATCTGGAACTCCACCCAAATGCTGTTCTTCAACAAGAAGGCGCTGGACTCCGCAGGCGTAAAGCACCCGTCGGTTGATCCCTCCCAGCGAATGACGTGGGAACAGATCGCCACGGATGCCAAGAAGGTCCAGGCGGCGGGAACGCAGTACGGCCTGCTCCTTGAACAAGTCGAGGCTTACTACCAACTGCAGCCCCTGGCGGAGTCCGCCGGCGGAGGTTCAGGCATCACTGGTGACAAGATGCTGACCACGGACATCGACAACGCGGGCTGGAAAAAGGCCATGCAGTGGTATTCGGATACGTTCGCATCGGGACTCTCTCCCCGCGGCGTTGGCGGTTTCCAGACCAGCCCGGTCTTCACCTCAGGTAACGTGGCGTACTTCGTTGGCGGTCCTTGGGACGTTGGCGGATTCGCCAAGACGAACATCGATTGGGGCGTGGCACCCATGCCGTACTTCGACGGCGGAAGCCAGGTAACGCCGACAGGCTCGTGGTCATGGGGCATCAATCCAGCATCCAAGAACAAGGCGGCCGCAAAGAAGTTCCTGGAGTTTGCATCCCTGGACCCGGCAGGAAACCTGGCCACCACCGAAGCGACCACCATCATCCCGGCCAACAGCGCTGCAACGGCCCAGTATCTGCCCAAGCTCGAAGCGTTGGGCGGTGACCACAGCAAGGGGCTGGCCAAGTTGATCGAACACGAAAACACTCAGACGGCAAAACCGCGCCCGGTCAGCGTTGGCTATATCCAGTTCGAAGAAATCATGGGCAAGGCCTTCGCTGATATCCGAAACGGGACTCCAGTCAACGAGCGACTGAAGCAGGCATCCCAACAGATCACCGACGCTTGGAAGCGGCTCTAG
- a CDS encoding LacI family DNA-binding transcriptional regulator: MPTARDVAKLAGTSNAVVSYVFNNGPRAVSAAARERVLKAAKELDYKPNALARALSAGKTRSIGLIVPDIANPFFAELARAVEVAAADRGHLLLIGDSATVEEQEHRLMESFIERKVDSIILVSLLDEPDLKPINAAGLPVVALHPLSAGQHASSLTIDYEQAAYVATRHLLEEGYQSIGLLNGPVDSVGTRQHASGFERAVSGTSVTVSRRASPISRAGAAEVALEWLRTSDAPRSIYATTDEQAHGVLFAAYTLGLNVPNELAVIGVDGTAASEFSVPPLSSIRQPTQSIANRAVEILVDGNDDADGDKTIVNELFDFELIVRKSSRA; encoded by the coding sequence ATGCCGACAGCCAGAGACGTGGCAAAACTGGCAGGAACGTCAAACGCTGTTGTCAGTTACGTGTTCAACAACGGCCCCCGCGCAGTTTCCGCGGCTGCCCGTGAACGCGTGCTCAAGGCTGCCAAGGAACTGGACTACAAGCCAAACGCTTTGGCCCGTGCATTGAGCGCAGGCAAGACCAGGTCCATTGGCCTCATCGTCCCGGACATCGCCAACCCATTCTTTGCCGAACTGGCGAGGGCAGTAGAAGTTGCTGCCGCAGACCGCGGCCACCTGCTGTTGATTGGGGATTCCGCAACGGTGGAGGAGCAGGAACACCGTCTCATGGAGTCGTTCATCGAAAGGAAGGTGGACTCCATCATCCTTGTTTCGCTACTGGACGAGCCTGATCTAAAACCGATAAACGCTGCGGGTCTACCTGTTGTTGCACTCCACCCACTGTCGGCTGGACAACATGCATCATCCCTGACCATCGACTACGAGCAAGCCGCCTATGTGGCCACGCGTCATTTGTTGGAAGAGGGCTACCAGAGCATCGGTCTGCTGAACGGGCCAGTCGACTCCGTGGGCACCAGGCAGCATGCCTCTGGTTTCGAGCGAGCCGTTTCCGGCACATCAGTGACTGTTTCCCGACGGGCGTCACCGATCTCCAGGGCTGGAGCGGCCGAGGTTGCCTTGGAGTGGCTCAGAACTTCCGATGCCCCACGGTCCATTTACGCGACAACGGATGAACAAGCCCACGGTGTTTTGTTCGCTGCCTACACACTTGGTCTCAATGTTCCGAACGAACTTGCCGTGATCGGCGTCGATGGGACTGCCGCCTCCGAATTCTCCGTGCCTCCTCTATCCTCCATTCGGCAGCCAACGCAGTCCATAGCGAACCGCGCCGTTGAGATCCTGGTCGACGGGAACGACGACGCCGACGGGGACAAGACAATCGTCAACGAACTCTTTGACTTCGAGCTTATCGTTCGCAAATCGTCCCGCGCCTGA
- the ggt gene encoding gamma-glutamyltransferase: MTHVRRQLAAVTAALALSVTSGAVASPAFADPRETDKNPTATGYGGAVSTVDPEASAAAIEVLRKGGNAADAAVAAAATLGVTEPYSAGIGGGGYFVFYDAKTKKVSTIDGRETAPAAMPNDAFIDPATGKPYLFTTKRPELPTSGVSVGVPGTPATWERALKRWGTLNLGEALKPAIKVANRGFVVDDTFRNQTLDNKFRFNTFTSTQDLFLPGGDAPAVGSIFKNPELAETYRLLAKQGTSAFYTGPLAEEIVSAVKAPPKSGETDLPVPTGFMSTDDLAAYKAVDQDPTHVNYRGYDVYGMAPSSSGGTTVGESLNILQTFDLKDMQLVDALHHYFEASSLAFADRGAYVGDPKFVDVPTDVLTDPVFGKERACEINPTSAATKPVAPGDITTYDGACPAAAAPLADETDTENISTTNMTVADKWGNVVEYTLTIEQTGGSGIVVPGRGFLLNNELTDFSAEYKATDPNRIQPGKRPRSSMSPTIILEDGDPFLALGSPGGSTIITTVLQTILNRVDLGMDISEAIAAPRAAPRNGTTVSSEPAFIDAYGPALKSLGHDLVPAGDAFTSAAEIGAATAIEFGDGGKLTAAAEPTRRGGGSAMVLKPSSGP; encoded by the coding sequence ATGACACATGTGAGACGCCAATTGGCTGCGGTCACCGCAGCCTTGGCCCTGAGCGTGACAAGCGGAGCGGTGGCGAGTCCTGCCTTCGCCGACCCTCGCGAAACCGACAAAAACCCTACTGCCACCGGGTACGGCGGCGCCGTGAGCACCGTGGATCCGGAAGCTTCAGCAGCCGCCATCGAAGTCCTTCGCAAAGGTGGTAACGCAGCCGACGCCGCTGTCGCTGCGGCCGCCACCCTTGGCGTAACAGAACCGTACAGCGCCGGCATTGGAGGCGGCGGCTATTTCGTGTTCTACGACGCCAAGACCAAGAAAGTCAGCACCATTGATGGCCGCGAAACAGCGCCGGCAGCCATGCCGAACGATGCGTTCATCGATCCCGCCACCGGCAAGCCCTATCTCTTTACGACGAAGCGGCCCGAGCTGCCAACGAGCGGCGTCTCCGTCGGCGTCCCCGGCACCCCGGCAACTTGGGAACGCGCACTTAAGCGTTGGGGGACTTTGAACCTCGGCGAGGCACTCAAGCCCGCCATCAAGGTAGCCAACCGCGGTTTCGTGGTGGATGATACGTTCCGAAACCAGACCCTCGATAACAAGTTCCGTTTCAACACCTTCACTTCCACTCAGGACCTGTTCCTCCCCGGCGGTGACGCTCCCGCCGTCGGGAGTATCTTCAAGAACCCCGAGCTGGCCGAGACGTACCGCCTGCTGGCGAAGCAAGGCACCAGCGCTTTCTACACGGGCCCGCTCGCAGAAGAGATCGTGTCCGCAGTAAAGGCACCGCCGAAATCGGGTGAGACTGATCTGCCCGTGCCAACCGGGTTCATGAGCACTGATGATCTGGCGGCATATAAGGCTGTGGACCAGGATCCGACGCACGTGAACTACCGCGGCTACGACGTCTACGGAATGGCGCCATCAAGCAGCGGCGGCACTACGGTGGGCGAGTCGCTGAACATCCTTCAGACCTTCGATCTGAAGGACATGCAGCTGGTGGATGCCTTGCACCACTATTTCGAGGCCAGCTCATTGGCGTTCGCAGACCGCGGCGCTTATGTGGGAGATCCGAAATTCGTTGATGTTCCCACCGATGTCCTCACCGACCCTGTTTTCGGAAAGGAACGGGCTTGCGAGATTAATCCGACTTCGGCAGCCACCAAGCCGGTCGCCCCGGGTGACATAACGACGTACGACGGCGCGTGCCCGGCGGCGGCTGCACCCCTCGCCGACGAGACGGACACCGAGAACATTTCCACCACCAACATGACGGTCGCCGACAAATGGGGCAACGTGGTGGAGTACACCCTGACCATTGAGCAGACGGGTGGATCAGGTATCGTCGTCCCAGGCCGCGGATTCCTCTTGAACAATGAGTTGACTGACTTCAGCGCCGAATACAAGGCGACTGATCCCAACAGGATCCAGCCAGGCAAGCGTCCCCGTTCTTCGATGTCGCCAACCATCATCCTGGAAGACGGTGACCCGTTCCTGGCTCTCGGCTCCCCGGGCGGATCCACCATCATCACCACCGTGTTGCAGACGATTCTGAATCGCGTTGACCTGGGGATGGATATCTCTGAGGCCATCGCAGCTCCGCGTGCAGCTCCTCGAAACGGAACCACCGTGAGTTCCGAGCCGGCGTTCATTGATGCTTATGGTCCTGCACTGAAATCGTTGGGCCATGATCTGGTCCCGGCCGGTGATGCTTTCACCTCAGCGGCCGAAATAGGTGCGGCCACGGCGATTGAGTTCGGCGACGGCGGAAAGCTCACGGCAGCGGCTGAGCCGACTCGTCGTGGAGGTGGATCGGCCATGGTTTTGAAGCCAAGCAGCGGGCCGTGA
- a CDS encoding NUDIX hydrolase — protein sequence MNNSDELWRKLWTTRAYKGFVTINQDTYLEADGSVSTWDVIASPDSAAVLAFTDGGTDVVLFEQFRVGPGKTLLELPGGYLNENEAPLDGGQRELAEETGYESSAVYYAGSEWWSANSSRRKHLIIAAEARLGSDPSWDPSEAGFVRLLPSDELMDFLLSGELTDAGLACRGLMKFAASTQVSPALEKLQATVRGLFPG from the coding sequence GTGAACAATTCGGACGAATTGTGGCGAAAGCTCTGGACGACGCGTGCTTACAAAGGCTTTGTCACCATCAATCAGGACACGTACCTTGAAGCTGACGGCTCAGTTTCAACCTGGGACGTCATCGCGAGCCCGGACTCCGCGGCAGTTCTCGCCTTCACGGACGGTGGAACGGATGTGGTGCTGTTTGAGCAGTTCCGAGTTGGGCCAGGAAAAACCTTGCTGGAACTGCCCGGGGGATACCTGAATGAGAACGAAGCTCCCCTCGATGGCGGCCAACGCGAGTTGGCCGAGGAAACAGGCTATGAATCGTCAGCCGTCTACTACGCAGGATCCGAATGGTGGTCCGCCAACTCGTCCCGGCGGAAGCATTTGATCATTGCAGCAGAAGCCCGCCTCGGAAGCGACCCATCGTGGGACCCTTCCGAGGCGGGCTTCGTACGGCTATTGCCAAGCGATGAACTGATGGACTTCCTGCTGAGCGGCGAGCTGACAGACGCGGGACTCGCCTGCCGCGGACTCATGAAGTTCGCTGCCAGCACCCAAGTGAGCCCGGCGTTGGAAAAACTGCAGGCAACAGTCCGAGGCCTGTTTCCGGGCTAA
- a CDS encoding ATP-binding cassette domain-containing protein has product MTIHASFEGFTKRRGKRLTVEDLTFDVPAGRVVGLIGPNGAGKSTALGGLTGLVEATSGRATLFGTAYRLLKRPAVHVGVNLDGMEVEPGLTGRRHLQICQLAAGVSRENVERVLEIVDLAAHADRKVRDYSLGMKQRLGIASAVIGNPRLLVLDEPANGLDPEGIVWLRGFLRRLAESGGSALVSSHQLMELEQIAHDVVILKQRTLFQGTLEEAKALGGGSLESAYFKILEGAQ; this is encoded by the coding sequence ATGACAATCCACGCCAGCTTCGAGGGATTCACCAAGAGACGGGGCAAACGATTGACCGTCGAGGATCTGACGTTCGATGTCCCTGCCGGGCGGGTTGTGGGACTCATTGGACCCAACGGGGCCGGAAAGAGTACGGCACTCGGAGGGCTGACAGGTTTAGTGGAGGCGACGTCGGGCCGGGCAACACTCTTCGGAACCGCCTACCGCTTGCTAAAGAGGCCTGCCGTACACGTTGGAGTGAACTTGGACGGGATGGAGGTGGAGCCCGGTTTGACAGGGCGACGACACCTTCAGATCTGCCAGTTGGCAGCTGGCGTGAGCCGGGAAAATGTTGAGCGAGTCCTGGAAATCGTGGACCTAGCGGCCCACGCCGACAGAAAGGTCCGGGACTACTCGCTGGGGATGAAACAACGGCTGGGGATTGCATCTGCCGTCATCGGAAACCCTCGACTGCTTGTCCTGGACGAGCCCGCGAACGGTCTGGACCCGGAGGGCATCGTCTGGCTGCGCGGCTTTCTGCGCAGGTTAGCTGAGTCCGGCGGGAGTGCCTTGGTCTCAAGCCACCAGCTGATGGAGCTCGAACAAATTGCCCACGACGTCGTCATCCTGAAGCAGCGGACATTGTTCCAAGGGACCCTTGAGGAAGCGAAGGCTCTCGGCGGCGGAAGCCTAGAATCTGCGTATTTCAAGATCCTGGAGGGTGCCCAGTGA
- the mpaP gene encoding daptide biosynthesis intramembrane metalloprotease, with protein sequence MLGSSKTPTPVQWPVQLAPAASIDHPLVDGGPWIVAMNSVPKSRVSADVAAVLRAVDGERNPAQIAQFLGLPWTAADVMGIVRKLAHTGIFDGGTNQPRDRRVQFRPPLTVQFTLFNPAPLLLRFRPLVAAFARPIAALPLALLLIGAMVGALTAGPSIWRVLATPLALEVYLYVAGAMFASTLLHELGHGMALSYFGGTPRRIGIMLFYLSPAFFCDVTDGWRLNSRKQRVVIALAGPLVHLGLGSIALAVQTFLPASSVKDAVLLYGVICWAVAILNLFPFIKLDGYVALMSALDIPHLRQKSVKALADVIGSRVLGARASFRGNGLLPWFGLASFIAGVSFMMIGFQRIVPIFLQLGYMGHIVVFAILCLLVVMASRSVVQFFRGAAENGSPLWRRVLFMLAGSLAIGVLLAVIPVNRVTVAGYTYMNDQLLIVTPNGSSDGALEPGDSVTLQSQGMVIHENLGHATIGEHPPSSSSAPVDTIVPVALAGTTLPVLAYVGVVEESTSLPASGRAEVTSRRQTNLGEWLWQAISHSPLWPGQAERDDSTGGHS encoded by the coding sequence ATGCTCGGATCGTCCAAGACCCCGACACCCGTTCAGTGGCCGGTTCAGCTGGCGCCAGCGGCCTCCATTGACCACCCGTTAGTGGACGGCGGCCCCTGGATTGTTGCCATGAACAGTGTCCCAAAATCCCGGGTTTCAGCAGATGTGGCCGCCGTCCTCAGAGCGGTCGATGGAGAGCGAAACCCTGCCCAGATAGCCCAGTTTTTGGGGTTGCCGTGGACGGCTGCCGACGTGATGGGGATCGTTCGCAAGTTGGCGCACACTGGCATTTTCGACGGCGGCACGAACCAGCCGAGGGACCGGCGGGTTCAATTCCGGCCACCCTTGACGGTGCAGTTCACCTTGTTCAATCCGGCGCCGCTGCTACTGCGATTCCGACCTTTGGTCGCTGCCTTTGCGCGGCCGATAGCCGCGCTGCCCCTTGCCTTGCTTCTCATAGGCGCCATGGTGGGCGCCCTGACGGCTGGTCCAAGCATTTGGCGGGTCTTGGCGACGCCGCTGGCCCTTGAGGTATATCTGTACGTTGCAGGTGCGATGTTTGCCTCCACGTTGCTGCATGAACTCGGCCACGGAATGGCCCTTAGCTACTTTGGCGGCACCCCTCGGCGAATTGGCATCATGCTGTTCTACCTATCACCGGCCTTCTTCTGCGACGTAACCGATGGCTGGCGGTTGAACTCACGCAAGCAGCGAGTGGTGATCGCGCTCGCAGGGCCCCTGGTCCATCTTGGTCTGGGGAGCATCGCACTGGCGGTGCAGACTTTCCTTCCGGCATCCTCGGTGAAGGATGCGGTTCTGCTCTATGGCGTCATTTGTTGGGCTGTTGCCATTCTGAATCTTTTCCCATTCATCAAGCTGGACGGCTACGTTGCGTTGATGTCCGCCCTGGACATTCCTCATCTTCGCCAGAAATCCGTGAAGGCGCTGGCCGACGTCATTGGCTCCCGGGTTCTGGGAGCGCGGGCCTCTTTTCGCGGTAATGGCTTGCTCCCGTGGTTCGGATTGGCGAGCTTCATTGCAGGCGTCAGTTTCATGATGATTGGCTTCCAACGCATCGTGCCGATCTTCCTGCAGCTCGGATACATGGGGCACATCGTGGTGTTTGCCATCCTCTGCTTGCTCGTAGTGATGGCTTCCAGGAGTGTGGTTCAGTTCTTCCGCGGGGCTGCGGAGAACGGAAGCCCGCTGTGGAGGCGTGTCCTTTTCATGCTCGCAGGCTCTCTTGCTATCGGAGTTCTTCTCGCCGTGATCCCAGTGAATCGGGTGACCGTAGCGGGCTACACCTACATGAATGACCAGTTGCTCATCGTGACGCCCAACGGTTCCAGCGATGGCGCGCTGGAACCGGGCGACAGCGTCACCTTGCAGTCACAGGGAATGGTCATTCACGAAAACCTGGGCCACGCCACGATTGGGGAGCACCCGCCGTCGTCATCCAGCGCACCTGTGGACACCATCGTTCCCGTAGCGCTCGCAGGCACCACGCTGCCTGTGCTGGCCTACGTCGGCGTGGTGGAAGAAAGCACCTCCCTCCCCGCTTCCGGGCGGGCAGAAGTAACGAGCCGACGCCAAACAAATCTGGGGGAGTGGCTCTGGCAAGCCATTTCGCACTCCCCGTTATGGCCCGGACAAGCGGAACGCGACGACTCCACTGGAGGGCACTCATGA